A genomic region of Criblamydia sequanensis CRIB-18 contains the following coding sequences:
- a CDS encoding BTB/POZ domain-containing protein, which translates to MTFNIIKAAHELAEAKASRFDSFFGNHRDDRVVQSSSSKRKFQEIENDWFRFPLNSIETECSRWRGTKPINEFFLSLAKCQTLTDLTLAASGDETEIAGFQAALKFINFKILRCKSNHPSLFGGQQSDESSIVKGLKIQNDQILGTVKRVLSLCKKYFREKKSQDLILNDLPKDLFVKKGIMAPALAEINATDDELILWASSLPDSLKESMTFFNFARYPNLSPEAPALLKKVFPNISFACFGNLPESLCDVTLVPTSEKGGAFNHEPEISSQGSFPIPTEEEDSEGELVIFEDEEEIPGSKGKEKVVEEAGQEEKISCIPGKVLESETYEKSISEDSCEDLIEIRTNRKILASCSSFFKHLFFGQMREASLNRVYIRDVRPSVFEACMNVLFSKADLKGLSLPVLIEVLKTAHLLELPIVIEKVKIQIIIQIENLKVTEENVQTVCQTYFDLENILKIDQDSEIENAVLLFLKRSLLEVDPSSLKDILVTLINNDLPIIKIIKFLKQESDRQVKKAKVKNTAFVSLFETFIEASLECQGKFLEELLHATSSLWKTFMTPKARLETYFRLLRNCMAFGNVPIPIQRKLFYRMLKEAASKEQEDMILNPRNTKAANARKKAFLEVTEDILGCFGIKVSSKDKDFSDRSIFSAHLFTLAYACQALPHPGKKIAQKLASLAATADDKNRDAKFLSELYKNLHWRDTGKSCRWLAVQPAYAQKLLTLLNPSLNASTHINDFLNLDSLNPVALTLSALIGFYHPLERNWSRIYLQSKKMLIIPGGPLNDLALALFGACTFHFALQDPSKKEAYFKASIAAFKKALFFNSKNSIALLYLANCYLKLGKNSKAIELFKTAGCHSVTRDNEEIIRFCLESSGEAFDLAEEIIMNEFNSSGFGSIVLPEEAFESKDLFFFNLFARFALKKMNGKLLKKAQSFLENFCLAKDYFNEETLTLLKEIYSLERLVGAISDNKKQTLGKALEIFKERSNLQLGIEALEFVSFLPNPDSSISSGSAETRAANDSLGTSGSNNHGETSLSSTSGSSVEVSTASTSGSELTDDGLSPSDSEFYDNLDVDAFLSDMPLDQSEEP; encoded by the coding sequence ATGACATTTAATATAATTAAGGCAGCCCATGAATTAGCGGAAGCTAAAGCTTCCCGTTTTGATAGTTTTTTTGGTAACCATCGTGATGATCGTGTAGTTCAATCTTCTTCAAGTAAAAGAAAATTTCAAGAAATCGAGAATGATTGGTTTCGCTTTCCTTTAAATTCAATCGAAACGGAATGCTCAAGATGGCGTGGCACAAAACCAATAAATGAATTTTTTTTAAGCCTTGCAAAATGTCAAACGTTAACCGACCTAACCTTAGCGGCAAGCGGGGATGAAACGGAAATTGCGGGTTTTCAGGCTGCTTTGAAATTTATTAATTTTAAAATCCTGCGTTGCAAATCTAATCACCCCTCTCTTTTTGGAGGTCAGCAGTCTGATGAGAGCTCAATTGTAAAAGGTCTAAAAATACAAAACGATCAGATCTTGGGCACGGTTAAACGAGTTCTTTCTTTATGTAAAAAATATTTTAGAGAAAAAAAGAGTCAGGATTTGATTTTAAATGATTTGCCAAAAGACCTATTTGTAAAAAAAGGGATTATGGCGCCGGCTCTTGCAGAGATAAATGCAACAGATGATGAGCTTATTCTTTGGGCATCGTCTTTACCCGACTCACTTAAAGAAAGCATGACTTTTTTTAATTTCGCGCGGTACCCGAATTTGTCGCCGGAGGCTCCCGCTTTATTAAAAAAAGTATTTCCTAATATCTCTTTTGCTTGCTTTGGAAACTTGCCCGAAAGTTTATGCGACGTTACTCTTGTTCCAACAAGTGAAAAAGGCGGGGCTTTTAATCATGAGCCTGAAATTTCAAGTCAGGGAAGCTTTCCAATCCCGACAGAAGAAGAGGATAGTGAAGGAGAACTTGTTATCTTTGAGGATGAGGAAGAGATTCCGGGATCAAAGGGAAAAGAAAAAGTTGTTGAAGAGGCAGGACAAGAGGAAAAAATTTCTTGCATCCCGGGAAAAGTTTTAGAGTCTGAAACTTATGAAAAATCTATTTCCGAAGATTCGTGTGAAGATTTAATAGAGATAAGAACCAATAGAAAAATTTTAGCATCCTGCTCTTCTTTTTTTAAACACCTCTTTTTTGGTCAAATGAGAGAGGCCTCACTTAACCGAGTTTATATACGTGATGTTAGACCTTCTGTTTTTGAAGCTTGCATGAATGTTCTTTTCTCAAAAGCTGATCTAAAAGGACTAAGCCTTCCTGTCCTTATTGAAGTGTTAAAAACGGCTCATTTACTTGAGCTTCCGATTGTCATAGAGAAAGTTAAAATTCAAATTATCATCCAAATCGAGAATCTGAAAGTGACGGAGGAAAACGTTCAAACCGTTTGCCAGACCTATTTCGATTTAGAAAATATTTTGAAGATTGATCAAGATAGCGAAATTGAAAATGCGGTTCTTTTATTTCTTAAAAGAAGCCTTTTAGAGGTAGACCCCTCTTCCCTTAAAGATATTTTAGTTACATTGATCAATAATGATTTACCAATTATTAAAATCATTAAATTTCTAAAACAAGAAAGCGACCGTCAAGTTAAAAAAGCTAAAGTGAAAAATACTGCTTTCGTTTCCCTTTTTGAGACTTTCATTGAGGCTTCTTTAGAGTGTCAGGGTAAGTTTTTAGAAGAGCTGCTACACGCAACAAGCTCTTTATGGAAAACTTTTATGACACCTAAGGCTAGACTAGAGACTTATTTCAGGCTCCTGAGAAATTGCATGGCCTTCGGAAATGTTCCAATCCCAATTCAAAGAAAGTTATTCTACAGAATGCTTAAAGAAGCTGCGAGCAAGGAACAGGAAGACATGATTTTGAATCCGAGGAACACTAAGGCCGCGAATGCAAGAAAAAAAGCATTTTTGGAAGTCACAGAGGATATTCTAGGGTGTTTTGGGATCAAGGTTTCTTCTAAAGATAAAGATTTTAGCGACCGTTCCATTTTCTCAGCGCATCTTTTTACTTTAGCTTATGCTTGTCAAGCTTTGCCTCACCCCGGAAAAAAAATAGCGCAGAAGTTGGCTTCCCTGGCAGCTACTGCCGATGATAAGAATAGGGACGCCAAATTTTTATCAGAGCTATACAAAAATTTACATTGGCGGGATACCGGAAAATCTTGTCGTTGGTTGGCGGTTCAACCGGCATACGCCCAAAAACTTCTAACGCTTTTGAACCCCTCATTAAATGCATCTACTCATATAAATGATTTTTTAAATCTTGACTCTTTAAACCCAGTTGCTTTGACTTTATCAGCGCTGATTGGTTTTTATCACCCTCTTGAAAGGAATTGGTCGAGGATTTATTTACAATCAAAAAAAATGCTTATAATCCCGGGGGGGCCTTTAAATGATTTGGCTTTAGCCCTTTTCGGAGCTTGCACTTTTCACTTTGCTCTTCAAGACCCCTCAAAAAAAGAGGCGTATTTTAAGGCTTCTATAGCGGCTTTCAAAAAGGCTCTTTTCTTCAATTCAAAAAACTCGATTGCCCTTCTTTATCTTGCTAATTGCTACCTTAAACTCGGAAAAAATTCTAAAGCCATAGAGCTCTTCAAAACTGCTGGATGCCATTCCGTTACAAGAGATAATGAAGAAATAATCCGTTTCTGCCTTGAAAGTTCAGGGGAGGCATTTGATTTAGCGGAAGAAATTATCATGAATGAATTTAATAGTTCTGGGTTTGGTTCAATAGTTCTTCCTGAAGAGGCTTTTGAGAGTAAGGATTTGTTTTTCTTTAACTTATTTGCAAGGTTTGCGCTCAAAAAAATGAACGGGAAGCTTTTGAAAAAAGCGCAATCATTTTTGGAGAATTTTTGCCTTGCCAAAGATTACTTCAATGAAGAAACTTTAACTCTTTTAAAAGAGATCTATTCTCTTGAGAGATTAGTCGGAGCTATAAGCGACAATAAAAAACAAACCTTAGGAAAAGCTCTTGAAATTTTCAAGGAAAGATCAAATTTACAATTGGGTATCGAGGCTCTTGAATTTGTTTCCTTCCTTCCAAACCCGGATTCCTCTATTTCTTCGGGTTCAGCTGAGACTCGTGCTGCAAATGACTCTCTTGGAACATCAGGCTCAAATAATCATGGAGAGACTTCTCTTTCGTCAACTTCAGGTTCTAGTGTAGAAGTCTCAACAGCCTCGACGTCAGGTTCAGAATTAACAGACGACGGATTAAGTCCTAGCGATTCAGAATTCTATGACAATTTAGACGTAGATGCCTTTCTCTCTGATATGCCTTTAGATCAATCGGAAGAACCCTAG
- a CDS encoding BTB/POZ domain-containing protein: MSFGLIKAGVKIAEAYDYNFRSYFDTRSYVSHSEQGSLQYSLSEKKRKRENGNCGDGKEKRIRCLAKVLRGEELTLGEFFSTLRKIKKIEDLYGKISEEEKDLKLFQAALKVIQKKITLLKIQDELSFDLEISDFETTQGVKGSEILLIHNKKKIKRNCKTLEAVKRVGHFCKTLLAVKKGGFSFIHQQYLGSDVRIYQSLNDSTLTENELLLLLDSLSKENKDKFNFFDFSKYPNLTLNAPSLVKMKLANLSNSCFGNLPDSLCDVVLVPVQEADLSLSIDDDSSEELVIEEKSVEVSGPEILKGKEKVLTEDSPICQEDEAPDESHLEKNPVEGGAYNLKTNKEFLATESGYFKQLFFSGMKETHEKCILLRGIDPLVFKTCFDIFFLRANLENASLTHLVEVAKLAHFFDLASVITFIHSQIAIRLNDYPVTNDTVGLVCRTYVEMESTFLREEENQSREAMIRFFKKVIVESDERSLRDIFVSFIANDMPILELLKILKEEFFSQGKGKKEKKAFINIYNSLLEASFISKGKFLKEIVDHFSDGCAFFLTPSESLGKYIQILKKSFSRKVSLEVRTSIFMKLLSLAGKAEKNANILSGKWTGLKKKGIDRTKSFLKILEGMLKDYGAEGIPDSDTYFEDKPFQFLSFAHLIMQYANLAETLNWPGKKIAYQLSCIANCIYKDQTSVEENPIVYASYIKKKLYQNLSWGKTCSWPLYLKDETEIPGMGGVPSYVVFLLEELNPLLSDSSNIFDFLHTESQDPLVQSLSALVHYHGFQDTFSWDAIFSKSSYVLSINPKDDLALSLYGASLYQISLAPSLESSEKLKEDAKKVLNEALLLNQKNSIALLYLARLSLGRDNRAAIDYFKKIEFLEISERTAPLIKLLIEEGSEEEVNELYEKIGKRKRTLEKGLSIDPNIELMWLGFFGALSLRKQDPLLLLHARNLIEESFSKDKYNFEILTLLKNIYSLDVTGPVSLEKKVNLRETMALLVEKEAAKKTEKPAQRIESSEVDSNQVIELPQVVASHVSEADSTQQVGTSGSETSNTSSSSSSTFELEGFQDVNEFFELSQEELLMEEFLNI, translated from the coding sequence ATGTCTTTTGGTTTAATCAAAGCGGGCGTCAAGATTGCTGAAGCCTATGATTACAATTTTAGATCTTATTTTGATACTAGATCTTACGTATCTCATTCAGAACAGGGATCTCTTCAATATTCTTTAAGCGAAAAAAAACGAAAAAGAGAAAATGGAAATTGCGGAGATGGAAAAGAAAAAAGAATAAGATGCCTTGCTAAGGTATTACGTGGAGAGGAATTAACTTTAGGGGAGTTTTTCTCAACCCTTCGAAAAATAAAAAAGATAGAAGATCTCTACGGAAAAATTTCTGAAGAAGAAAAAGATTTAAAACTCTTCCAAGCTGCTTTAAAAGTTATTCAAAAGAAAATAACCCTCCTAAAAATTCAAGATGAGCTTTCTTTTGATCTTGAAATTTCTGATTTCGAAACAACTCAAGGAGTTAAGGGAAGTGAGATTCTCCTCATCCACAATAAAAAGAAAATAAAAAGGAACTGTAAAACCCTTGAGGCTGTTAAAAGAGTCGGGCACTTTTGTAAAACCCTTCTAGCCGTAAAAAAAGGGGGATTCTCATTTATTCATCAGCAATATTTAGGAAGTGATGTAAGAATTTATCAATCGCTTAATGATAGCACGCTTACCGAAAATGAGCTTCTTTTGCTTCTCGACAGCCTTTCAAAAGAAAATAAGGACAAGTTTAATTTCTTCGATTTCTCGAAATATCCAAATTTAACTTTAAATGCCCCTTCTCTTGTAAAGATGAAGCTTGCAAATCTTTCAAATTCCTGTTTTGGAAATTTGCCGGATTCGCTTTGTGATGTAGTTTTAGTCCCGGTTCAAGAAGCCGATTTAAGCCTTTCGATTGATGATGATTCTTCAGAAGAACTAGTTATAGAAGAAAAATCAGTAGAGGTTAGCGGCCCTGAGATTTTAAAAGGCAAGGAAAAAGTTCTCACGGAAGATTCCCCCATCTGTCAAGAAGATGAAGCGCCTGATGAAAGCCATTTAGAAAAAAATCCTGTTGAAGGGGGGGCTTACAACTTAAAAACTAATAAAGAGTTCCTAGCAACAGAATCCGGGTATTTTAAACAACTTTTCTTTAGCGGCATGAAAGAAACCCATGAAAAGTGCATCCTTTTAAGAGGAATCGATCCTCTTGTTTTTAAAACTTGCTTCGATATCTTTTTTCTTAGAGCGAACTTGGAAAATGCTTCCTTAACCCACCTTGTAGAAGTTGCCAAATTAGCTCATTTTTTTGATCTCGCCTCTGTGATTACTTTCATCCATAGCCAAATTGCCATCCGTCTAAATGATTATCCGGTAACTAATGATACAGTGGGTCTTGTTTGTAGAACTTATGTGGAAATGGAATCCACTTTTTTAAGGGAAGAGGAAAACCAGTCACGCGAAGCGATGATACGATTTTTCAAAAAAGTTATCGTGGAATCGGATGAACGCTCCCTAAGAGATATTTTCGTTTCGTTTATAGCAAATGATATGCCGATTCTTGAACTTCTTAAAATTTTAAAAGAAGAATTCTTTTCACAAGGCAAGGGTAAAAAAGAAAAAAAAGCTTTTATAAATATCTATAATTCGCTTTTAGAGGCTTCTTTTATTTCTAAAGGTAAATTTTTGAAAGAAATTGTCGATCACTTCTCGGATGGATGTGCTTTCTTTTTAACTCCAAGTGAATCCTTAGGTAAATATATTCAAATTCTTAAAAAGAGCTTTTCAAGAAAAGTTTCTTTAGAAGTAAGAACTTCTATATTTATGAAACTGCTCTCTTTAGCCGGAAAAGCAGAAAAGAATGCCAATATTCTTTCAGGGAAATGGACGGGTTTAAAGAAAAAAGGAATCGATCGAACCAAAAGTTTTTTAAAGATTTTAGAGGGAATGCTTAAGGATTATGGCGCAGAAGGTATTCCGGATAGCGATACTTATTTTGAAGATAAGCCTTTTCAGTTTTTGTCTTTTGCACATCTCATCATGCAATATGCCAATCTCGCAGAAACTTTAAATTGGCCGGGAAAAAAGATCGCCTATCAATTATCCTGCATTGCGAATTGCATTTATAAGGACCAAACATCGGTAGAAGAAAATCCTATCGTATACGCTTCATATATTAAGAAGAAGCTATATCAAAATTTAAGTTGGGGCAAAACTTGCAGTTGGCCTCTTTACTTGAAAGATGAGACTGAAATTCCAGGAATGGGGGGCGTTCCCTCTTATGTTGTTTTTCTTCTTGAAGAACTAAATCCTCTTTTAAGTGATTCATCTAACATTTTTGATTTCCTACATACGGAAAGCCAAGACCCCTTAGTTCAAAGCCTTTCGGCGCTTGTCCATTATCACGGATTTCAAGATACTTTTTCATGGGATGCGATATTTAGTAAATCAAGCTACGTTCTAAGTATTAATCCTAAAGATGACCTCGCCCTTTCTCTTTATGGAGCAAGTCTTTATCAAATTTCGCTAGCACCTTCTTTAGAATCCTCTGAGAAACTTAAAGAAGATGCCAAAAAAGTATTGAACGAAGCTCTTCTTTTAAATCAGAAAAACTCGATTGCCCTTCTCTATTTAGCAAGATTAAGTTTGGGGAGGGACAATAGAGCTGCAATCGATTACTTTAAAAAAATCGAATTTTTAGAGATTTCCGAAAGGACTGCCCCTCTAATTAAGCTTCTAATAGAAGAGGGGAGTGAAGAGGAAGTCAATGAACTTTATGAAAAAATTGGTAAAAGAAAACGAACCTTAGAGAAGGGATTGTCGATTGACCCGAATATCGAGCTAATGTGGCTTGGATTTTTTGGGGCGCTATCTTTAAGAAAACAAGACCCTTTACTATTGCTCCATGCAAGAAATTTGATAGAAGAATCCTTTTCAAAAGACAAGTATAACTTTGAAATTCTAACGCTGCTTAAAAATATCTATTCGCTGGATGTGACAGGTCCTGTTTCGTTAGAGAAAAAAGTAAATTTAAGAGAAACGATGGCGCTTTTAGTGGAAAAAGAAGCCGCCAAAAAGACTGAAAAACCGGCTCAACGAATTGAATCTTCTGAAGTCGATTCAAATCAGGTAATTGAACTCCCTCAAGTGGTTGCAAGCCATGTTTCTGAAGCCGATTCAACTCAACAAGTTGGCACCTCAGGAAGTGAAACAAGCAATACCTCTTCTAGCTCCTCTTCTACATTTGAGCTTGAAGGATTTCAAGATGTAAATGAATTTTTCGAACTATCACAAGAAGAGCTTTTAATGGAAGAGTTCTTAAACATATAA
- a CDS encoding DUF1937 family protein, whose amino-acid sequence MKLFYLASPFSSNEKQVEAYRFKAVSYILFKLHQEKKFVYSPITHNYPLIEKGLMKAHEEWMQFDLAMLSKCDGLLVLKLEGWENSRGVTQEIAYAEKQGISIEWIETPTKDEVDNFSEKTLKDLLYRLKEMFRVREWKKFHSPKNIAMNLGVEVGELMEPFRWLTTEQSYFLDEETKKEVEGEIADCFNMLLYLSDLLGIDPVKSSFKKINIIEQRYPVEECRGKCDKYTKYQVLSK is encoded by the coding sequence ATGAAACTCTTCTATCTAGCCTCTCCTTTTTCTTCTAACGAAAAACAAGTGGAAGCGTACCGCTTTAAAGCTGTGAGCTATATCCTTTTTAAACTTCATCAAGAAAAAAAGTTTGTCTATTCGCCCATTACCCATAACTATCCTTTGATTGAAAAGGGGCTAATGAAAGCTCACGAGGAATGGATGCAATTTGACCTTGCAATGTTATCCAAATGCGATGGGCTATTGGTTCTTAAGCTAGAAGGATGGGAAAATTCTAGAGGCGTAACACAGGAAATTGCTTATGCAGAAAAGCAGGGAATATCTATCGAATGGATCGAGACACCCACTAAAGATGAAGTCGATAATTTTTCTGAGAAAACGCTTAAAGACCTTCTCTATCGATTAAAGGAAATGTTTAGGGTGAGAGAGTGGAAAAAATTTCATTCTCCAAAAAATATAGCTATGAATCTTGGAGTTGAAGTCGGCGAATTAATGGAGCCTTTTCGTTGGCTTACAACCGAACAAAGCTATTTTTTAGATGAAGAGACCAAAAAAGAAGTAGAAGGGGAGATTGCCGACTGTTTTAACATGCTTCTCTATCTCTCTGATTTGCTAGGGATTGATCCTGTAAAATCATCTTTTAAAAAAATTAATATTATAGAACAGCGCTATCCTGTTGAAGAATGCCGTGGAAAATGCGATAAGTACACAAAATACCAAGTACTATCAAAATGA
- a CDS encoding patatin-like phospholipase family protein, whose translation MENAISTQNTKYYQNDGVMRVSKRVFYFLIANCLLSCGVPRHFRPETPPPPLPEFEVPERIRVALVLGSGGVRGMAHVGVIEELEKAGIPIDLIVGCSAGSIVGALYADNPHIEEIKTAVWKVKTNSLLDIELLNCRYGLSQGNTMNRILNYHLEAETFEQLKIPLVIVACDLYSGELVPIGSGDVVKAVQASCSIPFVFVPCKHMGRILIDGGVINPVPVKVARDLGADVIIAVDLCELLPKTVPTNLFQIAYRSSEIAFMWQNEVCTRNADIVIRPKTCGIGTFNEKKKKSLYEAGKMAAKSEIPRIKNLLANHFEGREDSLGKRVVHLLPYKAEIYQDK comes from the coding sequence GTGGAAAATGCGATAAGTACACAAAATACCAAGTACTATCAAAATGATGGTGTGATGAGAGTTTCAAAACGAGTATTTTATTTTCTTATAGCAAACTGCCTACTCTCTTGCGGAGTTCCGAGGCATTTTCGCCCTGAGACACCGCCTCCCCCTTTACCTGAGTTCGAGGTTCCGGAAAGAATAAGAGTCGCCCTTGTGCTAGGCAGCGGCGGGGTTAGGGGCATGGCGCATGTCGGGGTGATTGAGGAGCTTGAAAAAGCAGGCATTCCTATTGATCTGATAGTTGGCTGCAGCGCAGGCAGTATTGTCGGCGCCCTCTATGCAGATAATCCCCACATTGAAGAAATTAAAACTGCCGTCTGGAAAGTCAAAACCAATTCCCTTCTAGATATCGAACTATTAAATTGCAGATACGGTTTATCCCAAGGCAATACGATGAACCGAATCCTCAATTATCACTTGGAAGCTGAGACTTTCGAACAATTAAAAATCCCGCTTGTCATCGTCGCTTGCGATCTTTATTCAGGAGAGCTTGTTCCAATAGGTTCCGGAGACGTTGTAAAAGCGGTCCAAGCTTCGTGTTCCATCCCTTTTGTCTTTGTTCCCTGCAAGCACATGGGACGGATTTTAATAGATGGCGGGGTTATCAACCCGGTTCCTGTTAAAGTGGCAAGAGATCTAGGGGCAGATGTCATCATAGCGGTGGACCTTTGCGAGCTTTTGCCAAAAACGGTTCCTACCAATTTATTTCAAATAGCGTATCGAAGCTCGGAAATTGCCTTTATGTGGCAGAATGAAGTCTGCACAAGAAACGCTGACATTGTGATTCGCCCGAAAACTTGCGGTATCGGGACTTTTAATGAAAAAAAGAAAAAGTCACTTTATGAAGCCGGTAAAATGGCGGCAAAATCTGAAATTCCAAGAATTAAGAACTTACTTGCCAACCATTTCGAAGGTCGCGAGGATTCGTTAGGTAAAAGAGTGGTTCATTTGCTTCCCTATAAAGCTGAAATTTATCAGGATAAATAA
- a CDS encoding DUF3309 family protein, with product MSLILLLILILLLTAAFPVWNYSLTWGYKPTVVISLLLIIYLLLIFSGRVILI from the coding sequence GTGAGCTTAATTCTTCTATTAATCTTAATTCTCTTGCTCACGGCAGCTTTTCCTGTTTGGAATTACAGTCTAACTTGGGGTTATAAGCCCACTGTTGTTATAAGCTTGCTCTTAATCATTTATCTTCTTTTAATTTTTTCCGGAAGAGTGATTTTAATTTAA
- a CDS encoding BON domain-containing protein, translating to MKQLILFIAVGSVSFLTADQYPGQSGGHYDQTGRYHCAGCTGSDAFYQDLSGHPGTYQDGNQNNYSQQNLSGANLGNPNQPYYQGSNPNLQNSYGPNTPSYVQQNRNMPSNPNRSYSNDAYGRPIQNPGYFQNQGSSYDQSFETARSTQPTDREIEQEIRDDLSPGWFSKGFESVTFQVLNGNVTLRGTVETNEDKDDIEDSVKDIDGVKNVNNQIIVTGKKSSRLNTRGNPYAANEALSSKTTLTDRSKYAQDFAATDADRILNAKIRDRLKNGWFTKGYEALIIKTSNGVVTIIGAVDNDKDIPKVTDEIKKVEGVKKVNAQLSVKNR from the coding sequence ATGAAACAATTAATTCTATTTATTGCTGTGGGTTCAGTCTCTTTTCTCACAGCAGACCAGTACCCTGGTCAAAGCGGCGGCCATTATGATCAGACCGGCAGATATCACTGCGCCGGCTGCACCGGAAGCGATGCTTTCTATCAGGATCTTTCAGGACATCCTGGAACTTACCAAGATGGAAACCAAAATAATTACAGTCAGCAAAATTTAAGTGGAGCTAATTTGGGAAATCCAAATCAGCCTTATTATCAAGGGTCTAACCCGAATTTGCAAAATAGCTATGGGCCAAACACCCCAAGCTATGTCCAGCAAAATAGAAACATGCCAAGCAATCCAAATAGAAGCTATTCTAACGATGCTTATGGCAGACCTATTCAAAATCCGGGCTATTTTCAAAATCAAGGGTCAAGCTATGACCAGTCTTTTGAAACAGCAAGATCCACACAACCAACGGATCGTGAAATCGAACAGGAAATCCGTGATGATTTAAGCCCAGGCTGGTTTTCAAAAGGGTTTGAAAGCGTAACTTTCCAAGTCCTCAATGGAAATGTTACTTTAAGAGGAACTGTTGAAACCAATGAGGATAAAGATGATATTGAAGACAGCGTAAAAGACATCGATGGCGTTAAAAACGTCAATAACCAAATCATCGTAACAGGCAAAAAATCATCTAGATTGAACACCAGGGGAAATCCTTACGCTGCCAATGAAGCCCTATCGAGCAAAACAACTTTAACAGATAGAAGCAAATACGCTCAAGATTTTGCGGCGACCGATGCTGATAGGATTTTAAATGCCAAAATCCGCGACCGTTTAAAAAACGGATGGTTCACAAAAGGTTATGAAGCTTTAATCATTAAAACTTCAAATGGCGTGGTGACTATCATTGGCGCTGTTGACAATGATAAAGATATTCCAAAAGTAACAGATGAAATCAAGAAAGTTGAAGGCGTTAAGAAAGTAAACGCTCAATTATCTGTTAAAAACCGCTAA